A genome region from Macaca nemestrina isolate mMacNem1 chromosome 20, mMacNem.hap1, whole genome shotgun sequence includes the following:
- the LOC105481487 gene encoding methyl-CpG-binding domain protein 3-like 1 has product MGKSSQRKQRDCVNQCKSKPGLNTSIPLRMSNYTFKRPVTRITPHPGNEVRYHQWEESLEKPQQVCWQKRLQGLQAYSSAGELLSALDLANTLQKLVPSYTGGSLLGDLAGGLEHSCPMPHLACSSDVVEIIPREGVGISQLLCQQFLVTEEDIRKQEWKVKTVRERLAIALIADGLANEAEKVRGQEGCPEKSYEKKRR; this is encoded by the coding sequence ATGGGCAAGAGTTCACAGAGGAAGCAACGTGACTGTGTAAACCAATGCAAATCAAAGCCTGGCTTGAACACCTCAATCCCTCTGAGAATGTCCAATTACACATTCAAGAGGCCAGTTACGAGAATTACACCCCATCCTGGCAATGAGGTCAGATACCATCAATGGGAGGAGAGCTTGGAGAAGCCTCAGCAGGTGTGCTGGCAGAAGAGACTGCAAGGACTGCAGGCTTACAGCAGCGCAGGGGAACTTTTAAGTGCTTTGGATCTTGCCAATACTTTGCAAAAACTAGTCCCTAGTTACACAGGTGGATCTCTGCTGGGGGATCTTGCCGGTGGTCTGGAGCACTCCTGCCCCATGCCCCACCTTGCCTGCTCTTCAGATGTGGTGGAGATAATTCCCAGAGAGGGAGTGGGTATCTCGCAGCTCCTCTGCCAACAATTTCTGGTCACCGAGGAAGATATCAGGAAACAGGAATGGAAAGTGAAGACAGTAAGAGAGCGACTCGCAATAGCATTGATTGCGGATGGACTCGCTAATGAGGCGGAGAAAGTGAGAGGCCAAGAAGGCTGTCCTGAAAAAAgctatgaaaaaaagagaagatag